A window of Quercus robur chromosome 12, dhQueRobu3.1, whole genome shotgun sequence genomic DNA:
CATTGAGCAGAAATTCTTGGAGAAGAAAGGATAAGCTTGTGCATGGAACTATTTCGGGGAACACTTTTTCTAAGGGGGACTTAAATGGTGCTTTACATTGGAAGGGTGCAATTGAGAAAAAGAAGGTGATTCATCATATTATCATATCGTTTAATATTAGAGATGAAGTGCATGGCTACATAAAATTGCCTGCTGGAATTGAACTTGATAACAAGGATTGGCACCCTTTTGTAAGGAATGGATTACTTTGTATCGTTGTTGTTAGTTCAAGACGTCAATATGAACCTAGATTTGATACTTGGGTGATGAATGAATATGGGGTTGAAGAAACTTGGACAAAACAATGGAGTCTTGGACCTCTCCTAGCATGGAACTTGGTTGGATGTGGCAGGAATGAAGAGCTTCTCTTTGCAGCTTCCACAAGAATGTACCTTTATGATCTACAAAAGATAAAACCTCCTCATGATAATATTCTTGATGGCGATATTTTGGGAAGTAATTTTGTAGACAAGATAGAGGTGGTCAATCACATTGAGAGCTTAGTCACAATTGAAGGAACAAAAGTCTACGTCAAAAGGCGTAAAAGGTCTTGGTTTAGGGAGAATCAATTTTTGctctttgttatttttcttaaaatcatATCGCTCACCTTGTGTTTACTTAAGATCAAATATCGTGTATGATGGAAACTCTTGGGTTAATGTCTCCaaattattgtgttttttttttttcttgaattgaatTGTCTCCAAATTATAAGGATGTCATACTATGGACAACATTTTTTTGGGACTATTATATGGATCCCTAGTGCAATTTGAATGCTCTCTTAAAAAACCATCAACTTCTGTGCATGTAGTATGCACCTCAATCGATCAATTATCAGCAACAAAGACACCTAGAACTTTCTTTCTGTCTTAAATTTGATAGCCATTGCCAATGATGGTCTGTTGAATTCCTGGCttcttgtgtttatttattttataaacagTCAGAAACTTAGTTAAATAGAAGATCTATAGCCGACTCTTAAGAATTAATAGTTgatcccaaaattttagaactaaggtttttattgtgttgttaaacttttttttttttttttaatacaaaatagaaattctactctaatataATCTAAgagtatatgtatgtgaaacttcCTCCTGGAAACTTGAACTTTGGTCCTTGCCTCTCACactccacaaacacttatacttatgaaATGACCGTCGCGCCAAAGAAATTCGGTGGTATTATTAAACTTTATTAATGGCAGAAGATAGTTACAATATATTAGTTACCATTGCAGGGATAAGACAAGTAGGTAAATCCTCCAGCCAAACTAATTCAACAATAGAGGACACAGCCTTATCAGCTACTTAATAAGACATAATATTTAAGAAGATTcacaaacaaaagcaaattcAAAGAACCGCATATGGCTTGAAACTGGTCGTAAATAGCATCGAATAAATGGCCATAACTCAAAAGTAGTATAAAGTTATGTTCAGACTTAAATCACTTTGACAGTGGCAATATCATCCCACTCAAAAAGCACTTCAAAGAGTTCAATATCTAGGCAAAACCTAACCACATCCACAACAGCCAAAACATATCCATCGATGCAATAACCAGTCCTTGTGCATCACGAACACTAACTCCCAAACCCATTAAGTCCTGCATCACATTGAACATAACGGCCGAGTTTTCTTTATATTTGATCATTGTAAAACGCTTTACATTGATAACAAGTTAATAACCATGCATAATCTTGCtagtaaaaaattcaagttACCCTTGAGAATTGAGATATCGTTGTGCTTGATTTTAGTCACTTCAGTCATTGCCTTggctttgattttgatttaatgGATTACAAGCTCACCAGAATCAAGTATTTGTACTCTACTTGCAAAAGCTTGTAATCCATGACCATAACTAATTAACCTTGAACCAGCCACCATGAACCTAAATGCAATTGAGTAAttttgagatagaaaattttacaatttttttttcacaatttgttgAGGAGATAAGTATGCAATTGGTGTAACATTCCTTTCACATTGATCTATTATTGATACTACTACTACTTTGATTATACAAACAATCACAACATGCCACCTAGACAATTGTAAAGAAAGTTGTGAATTTGGATAGAAATGAACTAGTTAAGTACtgctcaggaaaaaaaaatcatggattgatttaaaaatgtatttgatggtaaaatgaaaaaaaaaaaaaaaaaaaaaaaaaaaaaaaaaaaaaagaaaagtaaaaaaaagaaagaagtaagtCTAAATGAGTCGACCCAATACTTGAAAAGAACTAGGCAATAGGCACTACAAAAGATAATCATATCCTGTCATATTGTCATCACAGTAGCTCCACCATAGATGTTGAGCCTCttatataacaaattaattaacatGCCTATACTATACGTCTATACACCTCATGTGAGGGATGTAATATGAATTTGGGGAACAAAATCCTCTTTTTGAAGCGAAAAAAATATCCTTTACATCTTCATCGTTTGagatctatattttttaataaatttagatttaaaataggTACTTCaacccaaacttttttttttcctattttcaaaTAATTGCACTGAAATGGACCGAAGTATAGACTGAATTAGATTAAATGAATTGAAATGGACTGAAGGAGCTGAATTGAAGCGAATGGACCAAGTAGACTGAAATGGACCGGAATGGACTGAAGCGGACCAAATGAACAAAAATGCTACATTAATGTAACTCAACAAGAATGGTCCAAAGCAGACCAAAtgaatttctatcttttatatatataaactaaactAACAcgactattttatatatatgtatatatatatatatatatatatatatataaactaaactAACACGACTATTATCTCAGTGactaaaagcaaaagaaaaaagaaattaa
This region includes:
- the LOC126708270 gene encoding F-box protein At3g07870-like, translated to MSNAILNDLPEDVLMDIFSRLPVKTLLQFKSVCKSWYDIIKDPVFITKHANRSNHGNNGYLAVTRRDDTFGSTCLISLFSFETFREIYNITIPSKKEHSKAPFRIVGSCNGVLCLNVSKIGDTNFLFNPATNEFKELPKPDYPVNDLGENKILLYIGLGFGHNPETNDYKLVRISFCKKMKESFYSTVDVYSLSRNSWRRKDKLVHGTISGNTFSKGDLNGALHWKGAIEKKKVIHHIIISFNIRDEVHGYIKLPAGIELDNKDWHPFVRNGLLCIVVVSSRRQYEPRFDTWVMNEYGVEETWTKQWSLGPLLAWNLVGCGRNEELLFAASTRMYLYDLQKIKPPHDNILDGDILGSNFVDKIEVVNHIESLVTIEGTKVYVKRRKRSWFRENQFLLFVIFLKIISLTLCLLKIKYRV